One Lujinxingia sediminis DNA segment encodes these proteins:
- a CDS encoding AAA family ATPase, protein MNDSTGNKQKGVRLKSVSITGIRGVGSEPIEFSCGSDVTILTGANGLGKSSIVAGIQLSLTNQLRRNGVDLKEKEIRSNEINNDESVSAALEFLDLESEIVRSVWESNNSNEHKWQAEELCKLCYDERVDPAVISNRFLLTHFLPQTWGDQFHHLKQGDRQRMLLEQVRVSDLSLGLDSLKSNRRVGRAIIQLKDKLISSKEAAENRLTSWTRSVNRWNEQKQQLAPLEMSSREGLVSSLQELAKSYNIDSQSEDIRLLCQELNNVISSEKLEIHQSLDKLNDAHLVAQDWEEQVESHSNNSKELGEFNATKGQILDELSKLESLLIRDAKDAAEAFRLAQEQVEQCEYKEKVATQALEKLREANDELTGILSQLRQRHIHINNESFEVCPVCDSEFEIGILEGKISGKLAHNLDSSLSEAESYLKICVSENRAAQNRKIECETRLDRIDSEILTLQWLVGPFSETESISTTKLNDLVSSPRLAEYPIESYITQLRKLREQIKVCHSIIEKQHKVISIALDVWRKADLPDSPTPSVSEAELASANKRNNRVNQDHQEFERIVSELEKFKSHEALDALWKQLVDDASKLGVITDNRDSGRLETPVFDDQTWLSQVSEVLSELFKQAANNLNEFETQYDRLKIITTEVGSNVDALDKMLIEAIAPIVDDFLLALVPDLFGRVAFRHLKSGPQIETRSSPVNMILSEGEQRALSIAILLAMHVRFDWCRWRGLILDDLFQSTDVVRVAALLDVLAGLSSHHKSQLIITTHDFNRADWTARRMMKSGLDVARYNLVQTSSGGVEAQKVVFE, encoded by the coding sequence ATGAACGATTCAACTGGTAACAAGCAGAAAGGTGTTCGTCTAAAATCCGTTTCTATAACAGGAATTAGGGGTGTAGGTTCAGAACCAATTGAGTTTAGTTGTGGTTCCGACGTTACTATTCTAACTGGAGCAAATGGTCTTGGTAAATCAAGTATTGTAGCGGGCATACAATTATCGCTTACTAACCAATTGCGGAGGAATGGTGTTGATTTAAAAGAAAAAGAGATTCGCAGTAACGAAATTAATAATGATGAATCGGTTTCGGCGGCACTTGAATTTTTGGATTTAGAAAGTGAAATTGTCCGTTCTGTTTGGGAAAGTAATAATTCTAATGAGCATAAATGGCAAGCGGAGGAACTTTGTAAATTATGTTATGATGAGAGGGTTGATCCTGCGGTGATTTCTAATAGATTTTTGCTCACCCATTTCTTGCCTCAAACCTGGGGAGATCAATTTCATCATTTAAAACAAGGTGACCGCCAAAGAATGTTGTTAGAACAGGTTCGAGTATCGGACCTTAGTTTGGGTCTTGATTCTTTAAAAAGTAATCGTCGAGTTGGCCGCGCAATTATACAACTAAAAGACAAGCTCATTTCTTCAAAAGAAGCAGCTGAAAATAGATTGACGTCTTGGACTCGAAGCGTGAATCGTTGGAATGAACAAAAACAACAGCTGGCACCTTTAGAAATGTCTTCCAGAGAGGGGCTTGTCTCCTCGCTTCAAGAACTGGCTAAATCATACAACATTGATTCACAGTCAGAAGATATTAGGTTGCTTTGCCAGGAGTTAAACAATGTTATCAGTTCAGAAAAATTAGAAATACATCAATCGCTCGATAAATTAAACGACGCCCATTTAGTAGCACAAGACTGGGAAGAGCAGGTTGAAAGTCATTCTAATAACAGTAAAGAACTCGGTGAATTTAACGCAACGAAAGGTCAAATATTAGATGAGTTGTCCAAGTTAGAGTCTTTGCTAATTAGAGATGCTAAGGACGCGGCGGAGGCGTTTCGTCTTGCTCAAGAACAAGTGGAGCAGTGTGAATATAAGGAGAAGGTTGCCACTCAAGCGCTCGAAAAATTACGTGAAGCAAACGATGAGCTTACGGGTATATTGTCTCAACTACGGCAACGTCATATCCATATAAATAACGAAAGTTTTGAAGTATGTCCCGTTTGTGACTCTGAGTTTGAAATTGGTATTCTGGAAGGAAAAATTTCGGGGAAATTGGCTCATAATTTAGACTCGAGTTTGTCGGAAGCAGAAAGTTATTTGAAAATTTGTGTGTCAGAGAATCGTGCTGCTCAAAATAGAAAAATTGAGTGTGAGACTAGGCTTGATAGAATTGATTCAGAGATTTTGACATTACAATGGTTAGTCGGTCCATTTTCGGAAACGGAGTCTATTTCAACGACCAAACTAAATGACTTGGTTTCAAGTCCTCGATTAGCTGAATACCCGATTGAGTCATATATTACTCAGCTTCGGAAATTACGTGAGCAGATAAAAGTGTGTCATTCTATAATCGAAAAGCAGCACAAGGTGATATCAATTGCCTTAGATGTTTGGCGAAAAGCCGACTTGCCTGACAGCCCGACACCGTCAGTCTCTGAGGCAGAATTAGCTTCAGCGAATAAGCGTAATAATCGTGTTAATCAAGACCACCAGGAATTTGAGCGCATTGTTAGTGAGCTTGAAAAGTTTAAAAGTCATGAAGCATTGGATGCTTTATGGAAGCAGCTTGTTGACGACGCATCAAAATTAGGTGTGATAACTGATAATAGGGACTCCGGCAGATTAGAGACACCAGTTTTTGATGATCAGACGTGGTTGAGCCAAGTTAGTGAGGTGCTTTCTGAGCTTTTCAAACAAGCAGCAAACAATCTTAATGAGTTTGAAACACAATATGATCGATTGAAAATTATTACGACCGAAGTAGGAAGTAATGTTGATGCTTTAGATAAAATGCTGATTGAGGCGATCGCTCCGATTGTTGACGATTTCCTTCTAGCTTTGGTGCCTGACTTGTTTGGTAGAGTAGCATTTCGTCATCTTAAATCAGGACCTCAGATCGAAACAAGAAGTAGCCCTGTGAATATGATTTTATCGGAGGGAGAGCAAAGGGCTCTTTCAATTGCAATTTTGTTAGCTATGCATGTTCGATTTGATTGGTGCCGGTGGCGCGGTCTTATCCTTGATGATCTATTTCAATCTACAGATGTAGTTCGCGTGGCGGCTCTTTTAGACGTTTTGGCTGGCCTATCGAGTCATCACAAAAGCCAATTGATTATTACCACGCACGATTTTAATCGCGCGGATTGGACCGCTCGACGTATGATGAAATCTGGGCTTGATGTTGCTCGGTATAACCTGGTTCAGACGTCATCTGGGGGCGTGGAGGCCCAAAAGGTAGTTTTTGAGTAA